Sequence from the Amaranthus tricolor cultivar Red isolate AtriRed21 chromosome 1, ASM2621246v1, whole genome shotgun sequence genome:
ATTGACAATCTCTGCCATAATTCTCATCAAGAAATGGTCGAAATTTAATCAAGTAACATAGTTAGGCTATTTAAATTTTGGGACTTCTGATTTGAGGTTCAATTTGAAAAGCTTTCATGCAATCACTTGAGGGTTTTGGTCGAATTTGAATCTAAAATATATAGTTAAATCTATTTTAAAGAAGTCACAATAATCTCATGCTAATATATAGATCCCTGACTAGACCCAAAAGCCAAAAGTAGTACAAGCACCTAAACCTACGGGTCTTACGCCATCTTGAAGGGGCACACTTTTGAATAACTTTGTGTTGTGCAATATATCAGCCTTATCAAAATCATCTAGTAAAGGTATTTGAGGTTACCTTGACTATAATATAGACGACGACTACTGCAAAACCGTTTGcattgactatgaaagtgatccACAACCTAGATTTTGAATAATAGAATTCGTAGTAGGTTAATTCACTACTACTGTGACGAAATTTATTGCTCGACTCCTCTTGTTGGCACCAACAAACTATTAGCTGAATTGCGATTCAAAGAAACTCATGAAGCTTCACAAACCTTCAAAGAATTTTGCATAAGAAGCACTTACAACAACTTTCCATAACCAATTGGAAAATGACATTAGTGCTAAGGTCAGCTTCTCCTAAACAACACGTCTAGAATAGTTATAGGACCCATTTGAAATTAAGGTGCCAACAATAATTATGGGCCTTGATCCATATCTTTAGAGGAAACGTTCCTCAAACGACGTTGTTCCATTCTACCCTTACATCTTTGCACTTGTTAACTCTTCAACTCTATGTTTTAAAATCAATGTTAATTTTTCACATCCTTAAACTTCATTGGAAAAATATATGTTCAagattttaaagtgatttatGTAAAATAATGGCTTAATGGATGGTTTTCAACCGAAATAGCTCAATATTAGCTAGTACATAGCTTGTATGTTAGTAAGAGCTCCTCACTTTGTGAGGGGAATAATAAAGCAAAATGTCTATTGACGAGGAAGAGTAGGCATTGATGTGTGTTTTGTAGTGAGCGCTAGGCTCATTTAGAAGAATCCCTACCTCGTATTACATGAGCCATTTgtaatatttacatatattttctTTCGAAAAACCTTTTGTACTTGTCATTCGAGACACACTTATTTGTAGCATTCCATGTTTTTGTTTTCATACCCCATTTTGTATTGTATTGTATTCTTTCTTCAATTTAAAAGATTTTCTTTCAAACCCTAAGTACAAAATGTTTATGTTGCCAAATtgccattttctccctctttgcCCTTGATATAAGTGCACACTACTAAGATATTGTGTAGGTTGTGTATCGTGTTGTGTCGATGCATGAGCTAGCTGTGTGAGTCAGTCTAGTCAGTCGAATCTTGATGTTCGATAGAGTTTAAGGTTAAAGATTTGACAGGTATAATCACAATGGTCGCATAAGCCTAACCTATCCACTTTTTACCCAACGACATCTAATAATTTTAGTGACATCTTGATTTATCTGAAAGTATATGCTAGGGTCGAGCCCAATATATGAAAACTTAGAATCATTCTTTCGAAGTTCAAATCAACATTAGAGCGAAGTGGCATCATATATAAATCCAACAATATCTACATCACCTTGTCCCAATTCTATTATTCAAACAAGCAATTAAGATGAAGATAGTTTCCTAAAATAGAATGTATTTAAAAACGAAGATACGATAAGGGAGATAAAACGGAGTTGGTTTAAGCAAATGCAACAACTAAGATCTAACCATAAGTTGCAAAAATGCACCGATAAAGAAAGTGGATTGCAGGAACGTGGGAAATAGGGATCTCTAAAAAACGAAAGCTAAAGATGACATGAATCTAAAACCATCACAAGAAaaaatctaatgatacacatgATATAGAACTCCAAATTTCGCACATAAGGGCTTGTATCCGAAAACTAAGCGTCTCATTCAttgtcacatgatttgctaaACTCCTCGCAAATtgcgaatcgaaaaaagcaaattatggtcggatttgggttatttttggacaaatttgagtgaattgtgaattaaaaaagcgaattagctagcgaattatgttacattaGTCTCAATATCATCACAAAAATTGTGTCCAAGTTGCATCTCTCTATGAAATCCAAAAAATAAGTTGCCCTTATTTCTTCCATCACGAGATGATGAAGCAGCTAACAAGCCACTATTATCACACTTGGGGAATGGTCACACAAAGAGTTGCATTTCATAGCCATGCATCCCGCTAGTATCAAAACAGATAACTCCCAACTCCATCTCTCTTTATGTGGTCCGACAAATATGCTAAACTTATTTCTTTAACACATAAACATTCATTCATTAGGGCCAGAGCCGCATACCATCAGGAAATTCAGAAAGGAAAGCCAAATTGCACATCTATCTTTAAAAAAACTACAAGCAGAGAACTTACTGATTTAAAACGAAGCACCGCAAGCAAGCAAAAATTGTAATTCCCACATGCTATGATAAATTAAAGCATCTAGAAAAAGTAACTAAAATACTATATAGTTTCTATCAAACCAACTAGCATGCATTTCTAGAGTTATTCCACAGCTTATGTAGATTGTAGACAACTTTTTGATAatattaccaaaaaaaaatccaatCCTAGGACAGAAACCAGTAAACCACCCAACTCCACAGGATCTCATCCACATCAATTCAGCACATTTGAAGCACATATCTCATGCTATAACAGCAAACCATGAACATTACAGAACATAAGCTTCAACTTAGCATTCAACATATTCCAAATATTTTGTTTGCCTCTTCCTAATAACCTAGGGAGTAGGTACTAATGGTGACCTTAGTCCTTACCTTAATGGTGACCTTAGTCCTTACTTGAGACTCAAGAGCTTCTGTCATCGACTGCAataccaaaaaagaaaaagaaaaattcatcatgaaataagaagaaaaaacatTCACCAACATTTCAACAATGTAAAACAATGTTTACCTTATCGAATTGTACAAGAACTTGAATGGCAAGCTCGGGGCTGAGAGTGCCATTATGAACCATCTCATCTAATGTTTCAGTCAAACACATACCAATCGTGGACCGTCGGTAAAGCTCAAATGTCGCCATTAATCAAGATCTATCCGGTAATTTCAACCTAATCAACACAAAAATTCCAAGAACCTCCAATTTAAGTATGATATTAATGAAAAGTTCCTTCTAAATCATTAATGATTAAAGAATTCACACAAATTGATCAACAAAAATAGTGAGATTCGAACATGAAATAATAATTCAGAAACATAGAGGAAGAACAAAaggatttgaaaaaattacgaTGAATTGGAAGACAATCTGGAATGTTAATATGACTTCAGCTTGCAGTCCCGTTGTCGGGGGAATGGAGATGTTTGAATCTGTGGTTTGAAATATGAAATTTTTGAAGGGCTTTTATACCCTAGTTTTTCCAGATGTGATCTTATATATAACCCGCTCAGTTGCTGACCGACCTtttatatggacgatattaccCTCTGATTTTCGTACTATTAACCACTGTCGACCCGGGATTTTGTCACTACTCACTAGTCACTGTATTGACGTCATTTTGCCAATCTTTCACTAAACTCTCTCGTCCCCTcatctaggttgcactaaaacggacacggacacggactcggacacgacacgggtacgggaaaacgccaacttaaaaatagcggacacggggacacgtaaatggtaatataataaatatatcaaattaaagataattttacaatctttcatttgatatttgtaaataaacactttaaaaatataaaactcacataacattcaaataagaaccaaataaacaacaggagtatttaaaaataatcatacaaaccaaatcaaagaaaaccaaataaataggtaaatataagtttgatcatcacatatcatccatatgacatccatcatcatcctccgcTACAAAAGTAGTTTCCAATTCGGGCTCATCAAGAGAAAGATCCGCCATGCCAAGGCAAATAGAATCTTCTAGATTTCCAAAGTCATCTCCTCCAACATCCCACAACCTTGTTCTTCCCTTGTTATAAGCCTCACCTCTCCTTGAAAGCAAAcgaagattgttatgaatgtacACCAAATCTTGAGCACGTTTTGGTGCAAGTTTGTTTCTAGtacatgaatgaatgaatttatATGTGCTCCAATTCCTCTCACAACAAGAGGAAGATGATGGTTGTCCTAACAACTTGAATGCTAATGCTTGAAGCATCGGAACTTGTGAGCCATAAGTTGCCCACCAATGCTTTGGAGCCATCATGTACATATCATTCAAGCACTCTGGTTCGGTAAATACACCACCATCTCTTGCCGAGAAAATAGCATACTCCATATTAACCTTTCTTCTATCTTCCAAGTCTTGAAACAATCTTCTGAAGCAATTAAATCTTTGTGTGAAAATTTCATTGTCAAAATGTGGAGCAACTCTACCGGGGACCTCTTTAAGCCACACGTCACTATAATACCttttaaatacataaaaaagaagaaaatttagTTAATACATAATCTAATgctttaaacatttaaacatacaatatgATCTCCTTTACCTTGGATTCAAAGAATGTGCCAAACAATGAAGTGGAGTGTTGCTTTTCTTCCAACGGCTAAGAAGTATTGTTTCGACCACACTAAAGAAAGAAGAATACTCATGCCTTTGTTTATGCTCATGGTTATATATGATCTCCTTCACCTTTGAAATCATTGAATCCCATTTTTCATATACTAGATGAAGGGATGCTTTGTCGGTATCACATGCTCTTATCATTTCATAAATGGGACGAGTAAAATCAAGGATGTAATCAACGTTGTCCCACCAATCGTCATTTAGAATCTTTTCCCTCACAAGTGTAGCTTGTCCACGATGATCATCACGATATGTGGACCAACTTCTTCAATGGCATCATTTAACAAACTAGCAATAAAGTCTTTATCCTTTACCTCTCCTGAGCAATCAACGGCCTTTAAGAACAGAGGACCAACTTCACAAGCTACCATGAGATTAATTAAAGGTCTCCTTTGTGGATCACTCCACCCATCACTCACTATACTTACTCCTTTTTCCCTCCAAGTAGCCTTTGTTGGTTCTAAAAGCCTTTCaacattttctttctctctctctaacAAAGTGGTTCTCATTTTATTGTAACTAGGAGGCTTGTAACCAGGAATATTATTTGTGGCAGCATAGTTGTATGAACTAACATAGTAAGGGTTTCGACAAAGGTTAAAAGGCAATCCTCCAGTAAAAAACATCCTTGCTATCTCAGCATCTAGGTTGTTTCGAGCTTGTATATCAAAAGCTTTGGTGATTGGGTTGTCAGATTTTCTTTTCTTGGCATATGAAGTTGGTGAAAGAGAAGCTTCGAAAGACAAAGAATGACTAGGAAGTGGTGGTCTGTTTGGTTGTCTACATTCTTTATATTGCTCAACTTGTCTTTCTAAGTTTCTCATTTGCATTCTATCCTCATTTGTTACATTAGGACATTGATTAATTCCACCTTTTGCAACTCCCATCAAATGTGCTCTAACTCTAGTATATGAACCACTCTTTATTTGTTTGCAAAAGTTGCATTGCCAAGTGTAATTACCCCCACCTCCACTCATTTTTTCTCCTTTATTAACATATTTCCACAAAGGATAATAACAGAAATCACCCtcttcatttgtagcatcaccaCTTACATTGCACGAATTAGAGCCACTAGCCCCACTACTAGACATGATTGAACtcttcaaattcaaacaaccacaa
This genomic interval carries:
- the LOC130815179 gene encoding transcription initiation factor IIA subunit 2 → MATFELYRRSTIGMCLTETLDEMVHNGTLSPELAIQVLVQFDKSMTEALESQVRTKVTIKGHLHTYRFCDNVWTFILQDALFKSEELQENVSRVKIVACDSKLLSQ
- the LOC130798632 gene encoding uncharacterized protein LOC130798632 — its product is MSSSGASGSNSCNVSGDATNEEGDFCYYPLWKYVNKGEKMSGGGGNYTWQCNFCKQIKSGSYTRVRAHLMGVAKGGINQCPNVTNEDRMQMRNLERQVEQYKECRQPNRPPLPSHSLSFEASLSPTSYAKKRKSDNPITKAFDIQARNNLDAEIARMFFTGGLPFNLCRNPYYVSSYNYAATNNIPGYKPPSYNKMRTTLLEREKENVERLLEPTKATWREKGVSIVSDGWSDPQRRPLINLMVACEVGPLFLKAVDCSGEVKDKDFIASLLNDAIEEVGPHIVMIIVDKLHL